A single window of Oreochromis aureus strain Israel breed Guangdong linkage group 5, ZZ_aureus, whole genome shotgun sequence DNA harbors:
- the LOC116326517 gene encoding trypsin-like, with protein sequence MMNLAQSCHLLMAFLFVVKLTGAYGNRIIGGTSVNPYTIKYQASLLYSNSHFCGGTLIHPQWVVSAAHCWRASHTIKVVLSQHSLTEWNGLEQIFNVSLIVKNSQYSYWMLDNDIMLLKLDRPAIINTMVEPASLPDPNSPPLQNLNLCTVSGWGVTWMYSQSLSPELRSVEVELFTSCWNYYPFRITDNMICAGSRNGGRDSCQGDSGGPLVCNGKFEGIVSWGIGCAISYYPGVYTKVRNYIGWINQVIENS encoded by the exons ATGATGAACCTGGCTCAATCCTGCCACCTCTTAATGGCCTTCCTGTTTGTTGTTAAACTAACAG GTGCATATGGGAACAGAATAATTGGGGGTACATCGGTAAACCCTTACACCATCAAATATCAAGCCTCCCTCTTGTACAGCAACTCCCATTTCTGTGGAGGCACCCTCATCCACCCGCAATGGGTGGTGTCTGCTGCCCACTGCTGGAGGGC GAGTCACACGATTAAAGTGGTCCTGAGTCAGCACAGTCTCACAGAGTGGAATGGATTGGAGCAGATATTCAACGTTTCCTTGATTGTTAAAAACTCACAGTACAGCTACTGGATGCTTGACAATGATATCATGCTGCTTAAG CTGGACCGTCCAGCTATCATCAATACCATGGTCGAGCCAGCCTCGTTGCCAGACCCGAACTCTCCGCCACTGCAAAACCTGAATCTTTGCACAGTTAGTGGCTGGGGTGTTACCTGGATGTACAGCCAGAGTTTATCCCCCGAACTGAGGTCAGTGGAGGTGGAATTGTTCACCAGCTGCTGGAATTACTACCCCTTCAGAATCACAGACAACATGATCTGTGCTGGCTCCAGGAATGGGGGGAGAGACTCCTGTCAG GGTGATTCTGGAGGACCTCTTGTTTGTAACGGTAAATTTGAAGGCATTGTATCTTGGGGCATCGGCTGTGCGATTTCATACTACCCTGGTGTCTACACCAAGGTCAGAAACTACATTGGATGGATCAATCAGGTTATTGAGAACAGCTAA
- the b3galt6 gene encoding beta-1,3-galactosyltransferase 6 translates to MNLFRLVCRHKTALVIGTVCSFAVVLVFLAKCTSETLKQGHPDPPGRAPQAIGFQSRPAQQNPPSASKDLSAFLVVLITTGPKYTERRSIIRSTWLAKRDSDVLAMFVVGTQGLSSEDLQNLNTEQGRHKDLLLLPDLRDSYENLTLKLLHMYTWLDQNVEFTFVLKADDDTFARLDLLKEELKGKEPNRLYWGFFSGRGRVKSAGKWRESSWELCDYYLPYALGGGYVLSADLVHYVRLNAGYFKTWQSEDVSLGAWLAPVDVRRTHDPRFDTEYKSRGCNNKYLVTHKQSLEDMLEKHQTLQRDGRLCKEEVKLRLSYVYDWSVPPSQCCQRKDGIP, encoded by the coding sequence ATGAATCTGTTTCGTCTGGTGTGCCGCCACAAGACAGCCCTGGTCATTGGCACAGTTTGCAGCTTTGCTGTAGTTCTTGTCTTCTTAGCAAAATGCACATCAGAAACCCTAAAACAGGGTCACCCCGATCCTCCTGGCAGAGCCCCCCAAGCCATCGGTTTTCAGTCCCGCCCAGCGCAGCAGAATCCTCCCTCCGCATCCAAAGACTTGTCAGCATTTCTCGTGGTCCTCATCACAACAGGACCGAAGTACACGGAACGACGTAGTATTATCCGCAGCACCTGGCTTGCTAAGCGGGACTCTGATGTTCTGGCCATGTTTGTAGTAGGAACACAGGGCCTTTCCAGTGAGGACCTTCAGAATCTTAACACGGAGCAAGGGCGGCACAAGGACTTACTCTTGCTGCCCGACTTGCGAGACTCTTACGAAAACCTGACCCTCAAACTGCTGCACATGTACACCTGGCTGGACCAGAACGTGGAGTTCACGTTTGTCCTGAAAGCAGATGACGACACATTCGCTCGCTTGGACCTCCTCAAAGAGGAGCTGAAGGGGAAGGAGCCCAACCGGTTGTACTGGGGCTTCTTCTCAGGGAGAGGCCGGGTGAAATCGGCGGGGAAGTGGCGCGAAAGCTCGTGGGAGCTGTGCGATTACTACCTCCCCTACGCGCTGGGCGGCGGCTACGTGCTCTCGGCCGATCTGGTGCATTACGTGCGTCTTAATGCAGGATACTTCAAGACGTGGCAGAGCGAGGACGTGTCGCTGGGCGCGTGGCTGGCACCGGTAGACGTCCGGCGGACCCATGACCCACGCTTTGACACGGAGTACAAATCACGCGGTTGCAACAACAAATACCTGGTGACGCATAAGCAGAGCTTGGAGGACATGTTGGAAAAACATCAGACTCTGCAGCGTGATGGCAGGCTCTGCAAGGAGGAAGTCAAGCTGCGCCTGTCCTATGTGTATGACTGGAGTGTGCCACCCTCACAGTGCTGCCAAAGAAAGGATGGGATCCCGTAA
- the LOC120440231 gene encoding protein FAM107B yields the protein MGFRNKRDRRQCWMVPSHQVTENQQQEDSDLIKPRKLPNPVLASHQHRALHQELLFCHRRGVLPRKKPELLCVLEQKQRQKKKQELALHPPSDLEVKLRIRQQRMQFYELEEKKRSESLKNMPEFVRVRQTLKHIPNPSL from the exons ATGGGCTTCCGCAACAAAAGAG ACAGACGTCAGTGCTGGATGGTCCCATCTCACCAGGTGACTGAAAATCAACAACAGGAGGACAGTGACCTCATCAAACCCAGAAAGCTGCCAAATCCCGTCCTGGCTTCCCACCAACACAGAGCTCTCCATCAAGAGCTGCTATTCTGCCACAGACG AGGTGTACTGCCAAGAAAAAAGCCGGAGCTGCTGTGTGTCCTCGaacaaaaacagagacagaagaaaaagcagGAGCTGGCTCTCCACCCTCCCTCTGACTTGGAGGTGAAGCTACGTATACGGCAGCAGAGAATGCAATTC TACGAgctggaggagaagaagaggagcgAAAGTCTGAAGAATATGCCAGAATTTGTTCGTGTGAGACAAACACTGAAGCACATCCCAAATCCTTCCCTGTGA
- the LOC116326431 gene encoding dnaJ homolog subfamily C member 16-like, with translation MRVWRTSRQSGKCAAFLAIFMLILSAQLVKTASEYDPYNVLGVSRSASQAEIKRAYKRLAREWHPDKNKDPSAEDMFIKISKSYEILSNEERRSNFDRFGQMDENQPFGQSQHHGFRSFHNSFYFDESFFHFPRNRDFSDSKYMLRLAQFNNEVLPDSHKRPYLIKVTSEWCFACIHIEPVWKETVQELEPLGVGIGIVDLGFDRALAKQLGAYRAPSIIGVVNGRVTFFHQAVVREHLRQFVEDLLPQKLVMKITDDNYMAFLENWHVENKPRLLLFDQVPIVPLLYKLTAFAFGDYVRFGFVDQGGTGSTRLLRQYNINTYAPTMLLFKEDTVKPVDVIQARGMKRQIMDEFVSNNKFLQVPRLVSQQLFDELCPVKQFHRRRKYCVLLITGDDPAYLPANKAFLDFASANSKDVLRFAYVYQRQQQPLCQALLQNQGAHSAQVVILERRSQAGKVLYRSVSGGWNGSEEDKYHLHEQLELLQKDPTYLTSDATLPELNNEMAPIFIIRWMNAAYDYMLQIYDDLLYSNWREMMPILSLIFSALFIVFGTVIIQAFSEPGESKPQKPKPKEQTRTEDDASSRASTSSRPPKKDFVEVTELTGITYTSNLVKLRPGHINVVLVLTNASKSALLRKFAKEVFSFSGSQSLHFSFLNADKHRHWMPSLLRLACDGAQSQSHSDDEEESSNYMGYVLALNGHKKYFCLFRPVFTGDDGSDSSSDTSFSSDSRRKSRSKSRSSSHSRSRSHSREDGSGSRRGSSRATSIEVHHKLDRLGLWMERLMEGTLPRIHVPAWPTLVDDTTEG, from the exons aTGAGGGTTTGGAGGACCAGCCGACAGTCTGGGAAATGTGCAGCTTTTCTCGCCATCTTTATGCTAATTTTGAGTGCACAGCTGGTGAAGACAGCCTCTGAGTATGACCCCTATAACGTCCTGGGTGTCAGCAGGAGTGCCAGTCAAGCCGAAATCAAAAGGGCATACAAGAGGCTTGCCAGAGAATG GCACCCAGATAAAAATAAGGACCCTAGTGCTGAGGACATGTTCATCAAGATTTCTAAGTCTTACGAG ATTCTATCTAATGAGGAGCGAAGATCCAACTTTGACCGGTTTGGGCAGATGGATGAAAACCAGCCCTTTGGCCAGTCACAGCATCATGGTTTCCGCAGCTTTCACAACAGCTTCTACTTTGATGAGTCCTTTTTCCATTTCCCCAG GAACAGAGACTTTTCAGACAGCAAGTACATGCTTCGCCTTGCACAGTTTAACAACGAAGTCCTTCCAGACAGCCACAAGAGGCCATACCTAATAAAAGTGACCTCAGAGTGGTGCTTTGCATGCATCCATATCGAGCCAGTGTGGAAGGAGACCGTGCAGGAGCTGGAGCCTTTAG GTGTAGGCATCGGTATTGTAGACCTGGGCTTTGATCGGGCTTTGGCCAAGCAGCTGGGAGCTTACCGTGCTCCCTCCATCATCGGGGTGGTGAACGGAAGAGTGACCTTCTTCCATCAGGCAGTGGTGCGGGAGCACCTGCGACAGTTTGTTGAAGATTTGCTGCCCCAGAAACTGGTGATGAAG aTCACTGACGATAACTACATGGCATTTCTTGAAAACTGGCATGTGGAAAATAAGCCCAGACTTCTGTTGTTTGATCAGGTCCCCATTGTTCCCCTGCTCTACAAG TTGACGGCATTCGCCTTCGGAGATTATGTGCGTTTCGGCTTTGTGGACCAGGGTGGCACAGGCAGCACCAGGCTCCTGCGGCAGTACAACATAAACACATACGCTCCCACCATGCTGCTCTTTAAGGAAGACACGGTCAAGCCTGTTGACGTCATCCAG gcCAGAGGGATGAAGCGACAGATCATGGACGAGTTTGTCTCAAACAACAAGTTCCTGCAGGTGCCACGACTGGTCAGCCAGCAGCTTTTTGATGAGCTATGTCCTGTCAAGCAGTTCCACCGGCGGAGGAA GTACTGTGTGCTGCTGATCACAGGTGACGACCCAGCCTACCTTCCAGCCAATAAGGCCTTCCTGGACTTTGCCTCAGCCAACAGCAAAGATGTGCTACGGTTTGCATATGTCTACCAGCGTCAGCAGCAGCCTCTCTGCCAGGCGTTGCTCCAAAATCAGGGAGCACACTCTGCTCAG GTGGTGATTCTCGAGAGGCGGAGCCAGGCTGGTAAAGTCCTGTACCGGTCCGTGAGCGGTGGCTGGAATGGCAGCGAGGAAGACAAGTACCACCTTCATGAACAGCTGGAGCTCCTTCAGAAGGACCCCACCTATCTGACTTCAGACGCCACCTTACCAGAACTCAACAACGAGATGGCCCCC ATTTTTATCATTCGGTGGATGAATGCTGCTTATGATTACATGCTTCAAATATACGATGACCTTCTCTACTCAAATTG GCGAGAGATGATGCCTATTCTGTCCTTGATCTTCTCAGCTCTCTTCATTGTTTTTGGCACCGTCATCATCCAGGCATTCAG TGAGCCGGGTGAGAGCAAAccccaaaaaccaaaaccaaaggAGCAAACACGAACTGAGGATGATGCATCGAGCAGAGCAAGTACCTCCAG CCGTCCTCCAAAAAAGGACTTTGTGGAGGTGACAGAGCTAACAGGGATTACATACACCAGTAACCTTGTCAAGCTGAGGCCTGGCCACATCAATGTCGTGCTGGTGCTCACCAATGCTTCCAAGAGTGCTTTGCTCAGGAAATTTGCCAAGGAAGTCTTCTCTTTCTCTGG GTCTCAGAGCCTCCACTTCTCCTTCCTCAACGCCGATAAGCATCGCCACTGGATGCCATCACTCCTTCGCTTAGCTTGTGATGGTGCGCAGAGCCAGAGCCATTCAGATGACGAGGAGGAGTCTTCCAACTACATGGGCTATGTCCTGGCCCTCAATGGCCACAAGAAATATTTCTGCCTCTTTAGACCCGTCTTCACAGGGGACGATGGCAGCGATTCATCTTCTGATACCTCATTCTCCTCAGACAGCAGGAGAAAGTCCCGTTCCAAGTCCAGGTCTAGCTCACACTCCCGATCGCGATCCCATTCCAGGGAGGATGGATCCGGCTCCAGGAGAGGCTCCAGCAGGGCCACTAGCATAGAGGTCCACCATAAGCTTGACAGGCTGGGACTGTGGATGGAGAGGCTAATGGAGGGGACCCTGCCCAGGATACATGTCCCAGCATGGCCCACGCTTGTTGACGACACCACAGAGGGCTGA
- the cdab gene encoding cytidine deaminase b yields MAATQSNSEVMHIEDRDFKHVSKETVAKLIQLSHEAKKQTYCPYSKFRVGAALLTLDNSLLTGCNVENASYNLGMCAERNVIAKAVSEGHRGFKAIAIASDESDQFISPCGGCRQFMREFGSNWDVYLTKPDGSYMKMTVEELLPVSFGPEDLTKKKVSYIPNNN; encoded by the exons ATGGCAGCAACCCAGTCCAACAGTGAGGTGATGCATATTGAGGATCGTGACTTTAAACATGTTTCCAAAGAGACAGTTGCAAAACTGATTCAGCTCTCCCACGAGGCGAAGAAGCAAACCTACTGTCCTTACAGCAAATTCAGAGTGGGGGCTGCGCTGCTCACCCTTGACAACAGTCTGCTTACAG GTTGTAATGTGGAGAATGCGAGTTACAATCTGGGAATGTGTGCTGAGAGGAACGTTATCGCGAAGGCAGTGTCAGAAGGGCACCGAGGTTTCAAGGCCATTGCAATTGCCAG TGACGAGAGTGACCAGTTCATTTCCCCATGTGGAGGCTGCAGGCAGTTCATGAGAGAG TTTGGATCAAACTGGGATGTATACTTGACAAAGCCCGATGGCTCGTATATGAAGATGACTGTGGAAGAGCTTCTGCCGGTCTCCTTTGGCCCCGAAGACCTGACCAAGAAGAAAGTGTCTTACATTCCTAATAACAACTGA